From the Flavimarina sp. Hel_I_48 genome, one window contains:
- a CDS encoding mechanosensitive ion channel family protein, with amino-acid sequence MIQEVQENIKEGAEKVKDIIQEDIWSTISKFLNLGYTLGEGENPIRLTIGGVLLVIVSFLVASLLLRLIRSFITRNMERNDELKFISIFKFIRYFTYLIVIVLSLSASGINVTVLITASAALFVGLGLALQELFQDVIGGIFIMIDKSLAVGDIIELDGKVGRIFEIRLRTTRAITRDDKVIIIPNHKFISEIIYNFTQNHNTTREAVNVGVAYGSDTELVKKILLDCADAQNGILKSPAPFVLFEDFGDSALLFGIYFFIQDSFVDPRIKSEMRFKIDQEFRKSGITIPFPQRDVHFYKNNS; translated from the coding sequence ATGATTCAGGAAGTACAGGAAAATATAAAAGAAGGGGCTGAGAAAGTAAAAGATATCATCCAGGAGGATATCTGGTCTACGATATCTAAGTTCCTTAATCTGGGCTATACTTTAGGAGAGGGTGAAAACCCTATCAGGCTCACCATAGGAGGTGTGCTACTGGTTATTGTTTCTTTTTTGGTAGCATCCCTTTTGCTTCGGTTGATACGTAGCTTCATTACCCGTAATATGGAGCGTAATGATGAGCTTAAATTTATAAGTATCTTCAAATTCATTCGGTATTTTACTTACCTCATTGTCATTGTGCTTAGTTTAAGTGCTTCTGGGATAAACGTAACGGTTTTGATTACTGCTTCCGCAGCGTTATTTGTGGGTCTGGGGCTGGCACTTCAGGAGCTATTTCAGGATGTTATAGGCGGTATTTTCATAATGATAGATAAGTCGCTTGCAGTAGGCGACATTATTGAACTGGACGGTAAAGTGGGTCGTATTTTTGAGATTAGATTACGTACCACAAGGGCGATTACCCGTGACGATAAGGTGATAATTATCCCCAACCATAAATTTATAAGTGAGATTATTTACAATTTCACTCAAAACCATAACACAACGCGTGAAGCGGTCAACGTTGGCGTGGCCTATGGTAGCGATACAGAACTGGTAAAAAAGATTCTTTTGGACTGTGCTGACGCACAGAATGGCATTCTTAAAAGTCCGGCACCTTTTGTGCTTTTTGAAGATTTTGGCGATAGTGCGCTTCTATTTGGGATTTATTTCTTTATTCAAGATAGTTTTGTGGATCCGCGTATAAAAAGTGAGATGCGTTTCAAAATAGATCAGGAATTCAGAAAAAGCGGTATTACCATACCATTTCCCCAGAGGGATGTTCATTTTTATAAAAATAATTCATAG
- a CDS encoding sigma-54-dependent transcriptional regulator yields the protein MSKILIIEDEAAIRRVLVKILTEENKDYQVEEAEDGVAGMEKLKDTDYDLVLCDIKMPKMDGIEVLEATKKIKPEIPIVMISGHGDLDTAVNTMRLGAFDYISKPPDLNRLLNTVRNALDRKSLVTENTMLKKKVSKKYEMVGESDAISKIKEIIAKVAPTEARVLITGPNGTGKELVAHWIHEKSERSKGALVEVNCAAIPAELIESELFGHVKGAFTSAVKDRAGKFEAANGGTLFLDEVGDMSLSAQAKVLRALQESKVSRVGNDKDIKVDVRVVAATNKDLKKEIEQGNFREDLYHRLAVILIRVPALNERRDDIPLLVSHFAAKIAQEQGTTLKTFTDDAVKKLQEYDWTGNIRELRNVIERLIILGSAEVSEEDVALFASK from the coding sequence ATGTCAAAAATATTGATCATAGAAGATGAGGCTGCCATACGCCGCGTTTTGGTAAAAATCCTCACAGAAGAAAATAAGGATTATCAGGTAGAGGAAGCGGAGGATGGCGTAGCGGGAATGGAAAAATTAAAAGATACCGACTATGATCTTGTTCTTTGTGATATAAAAATGCCAAAAATGGACGGTATTGAAGTGCTGGAGGCTACAAAAAAGATCAAGCCCGAAATTCCCATTGTGATGATTTCCGGTCACGGCGATCTGGATACCGCAGTAAATACCATGCGCCTGGGCGCTTTTGACTACATTTCTAAACCCCCAGATCTCAACCGTTTACTCAATACGGTCCGCAATGCCCTGGACCGGAAAAGCCTGGTTACCGAAAATACCATGCTCAAGAAAAAAGTGAGTAAAAAATATGAAATGGTGGGCGAAAGCGACGCCATTTCAAAAATCAAGGAAATCATTGCGAAAGTCGCCCCTACCGAAGCGCGTGTTCTCATTACGGGACCTAATGGTACAGGAAAAGAACTGGTTGCCCACTGGATTCATGAAAAAAGTGAGCGTTCTAAAGGTGCGCTTGTAGAAGTGAATTGTGCGGCAATACCGGCAGAACTTATAGAAAGTGAACTCTTTGGCCATGTGAAAGGTGCGTTTACTTCTGCTGTAAAAGACCGCGCGGGAAAATTTGAAGCAGCAAATGGCGGTACACTTTTTCTGGATGAGGTAGGGGACATGAGCCTTTCTGCCCAGGCAAAAGTTTTGCGTGCACTTCAGGAGAGCAAGGTTTCCCGAGTGGGCAACGATAAAGATATCAAAGTTGATGTACGCGTGGTTGCTGCTACCAATAAGGATCTTAAAAAAGAAATAGAACAGGGCAATTTCAGGGAAGATTTATACCACCGCCTGGCCGTAATATTAATCCGGGTACCGGCACTTAATGAGCGCCGCGATGACATACCCTTATTGGTTTCTCATTTTGCCGCAAAGATTGCCCAGGAGCAAGGCACCACACTTAAAACCTTTACAGATGATGCGGTTAAAAAATTGCAGGAATACGACTGGACGGGAAATATACGGGAACTGCGCAATGTGATAGAACGTTTAATCATCCTGGGATCTGCGGAAGTTTCTGAAGAAGATGTGGCGCTTTTTGCCAGTAAATAG
- a CDS encoding TIGR01777 family oxidoreductase: MRVLITGATGLLGQQLVKECHTKGIDVNYLTTSSDKLEDKENYKGFLWDAKNKEIDATCLKGVHTVIHLAGASIAERWTDEHKQAIIDSRINTANLLFDLLKEKENMVDHFISASAIGAYPSSLETLYTEEYPEYNPSFLGDVVNVWEQAADQFEEIGLKVTKIRIGVVLAENGGALQQLIKPIKIYVGAPLGSGKQFQSWIHIKDLANIFVHCMEQKLAGIYNATAPHPVTNATLTKTAAEVLNKPLWLPNVPEFALKAALGDMAAVVLESQKVSSAKIQGEGYVFSYERIEKALDCLLSTK, encoded by the coding sequence ATGCGTGTATTGATTACAGGAGCGACAGGACTTTTAGGCCAACAACTGGTAAAAGAATGCCACACTAAAGGAATTGATGTCAATTATTTGACCACCAGTTCTGATAAACTGGAAGATAAAGAAAACTACAAAGGCTTTTTGTGGGATGCTAAAAACAAGGAGATAGATGCGACTTGTTTAAAAGGGGTGCATACGGTTATTCATCTTGCAGGCGCAAGCATCGCAGAACGTTGGACAGATGAGCACAAGCAAGCCATAATTGATAGTAGGATCAATACGGCCAATTTATTATTCGATTTGCTTAAGGAAAAGGAAAACATGGTAGATCATTTTATATCTGCCAGTGCTATTGGAGCCTATCCATCTTCATTGGAAACCCTGTATACAGAGGAATATCCAGAATACAACCCCAGTTTTTTAGGAGATGTGGTAAACGTATGGGAGCAAGCCGCAGATCAGTTTGAAGAAATTGGCCTAAAAGTGACTAAAATACGTATAGGAGTCGTTTTGGCCGAAAATGGCGGAGCTTTGCAACAATTAATAAAGCCCATCAAAATATATGTAGGCGCTCCTTTAGGATCAGGAAAACAATTTCAATCCTGGATACATATTAAAGATCTCGCTAACATATTTGTTCATTGTATGGAACAGAAACTTGCTGGTATTTACAATGCCACCGCACCACATCCGGTAACGAATGCAACACTGACAAAAACAGCCGCTGAGGTTTTGAATAAACCCTTATGGTTACCTAATGTTCCTGAGTTTGCGTTGAAAGCGGCTTTAGGGGATATGGCAGCAGTTGTACTTGAGAGTCAAAAGGTAAGTTCTGCCAAAATCCAGGGTGAAGGATATGTTTTTTCATATGAGCGTATTGAGAAAGCTTTAGATTGCTTACTATCTACCAAATAA
- a CDS encoding DUF2254 domain-containing protein, with protein sequence MKIVLKFLKNTYKNVLHSIAFYPVLITLVFLFIAFGGLEVENFEPIQELKKNLPYFFIQDYETARSILSTLIGGILSLTVFSFTMVMSVLSQASSNFSPRLLPDLISNKKHQIILGVYIGTLSYCIIILISLGASGVDSSSLGLSTMFAALLGVICIGLFVYFIHNISRAIQIQNIVDSISDASSNYLMKKLEIQKKTKDGLKTIDTTGWTVIKSNKSGYFRGFDPALLLDSLKEEHHDIFIIPYLNQHIWKGAPLLKIKKQVDEEQKENLDFCVTLSPDRLEGEKGIGGMIKLMEIAVKAMSPGINDPGTAIDAILKLTQLLRLLLQLPQISVEKFYDRKLTVIEKIIDADEAMRLLIQPIRQYSKQDSAVCYVLIEALQFINQEPDISQDKKAVIEAELAALKRDIEDSIENETDKQRVIRLFDKSGLTEHY encoded by the coding sequence ATGAAGATAGTACTTAAATTTTTAAAGAATACCTATAAAAACGTACTGCATAGTATTGCATTTTACCCTGTCCTTATAACCCTGGTATTTTTGTTTATTGCCTTTGGTGGTCTGGAAGTAGAAAATTTTGAACCTATACAGGAATTGAAAAAGAACCTCCCCTACTTTTTCATTCAGGATTATGAGACCGCTCGTTCTATACTCTCAACATTGATTGGCGGTATTCTATCACTTACCGTGTTCAGTTTTACCATGGTAATGTCTGTGTTGAGTCAGGCTTCTTCTAATTTTTCCCCAAGATTACTACCAGATCTGATCTCTAATAAAAAACACCAGATCATCCTTGGCGTTTATATAGGTACGCTTTCCTATTGTATAATTATCCTGATCTCGCTGGGGGCTTCTGGTGTAGACTCTAGCTCCCTGGGGCTCAGTACCATGTTTGCTGCGCTACTGGGTGTAATTTGTATAGGCCTGTTTGTATATTTCATACATAATATTTCCAGAGCCATACAGATTCAAAATATTGTGGACAGTATTTCAGACGCAAGTAGTAATTATCTCATGAAAAAACTTGAAATACAGAAGAAGACTAAAGATGGTTTAAAAACTATAGATACTACGGGATGGACAGTTATTAAAAGTAATAAATCTGGCTATTTCAGGGGTTTTGATCCTGCGCTGCTCCTTGATTCACTAAAAGAAGAGCACCATGATATATTTATAATCCCTTACTTGAACCAACATATTTGGAAAGGGGCACCTCTTTTAAAAATCAAAAAACAGGTGGATGAAGAGCAAAAAGAAAATCTTGATTTTTGCGTCACCTTATCCCCTGACCGGTTAGAGGGAGAAAAGGGAATAGGCGGAATGATCAAACTTATGGAAATCGCAGTTAAGGCGATGTCTCCCGGAATAAACGATCCCGGGACGGCCATAGATGCCATCTTAAAACTCACGCAATTGCTGCGTTTACTTTTACAGTTACCGCAGATTTCCGTAGAAAAATTTTACGACAGAAAACTCACGGTTATCGAAAAAATAATTGATGCAGATGAAGCGATGCGCCTGTTGATACAACCTATACGGCAATACTCTAAACAGGATAGTGCGGTTTGCTACGTGTTAATTGAAGCGTTACAGTTTATCAATCAGGAACCTGATATTTCCCAGGATAAAAAAGCCGTTATAGAAGCTGAACTTGCTGCACTTAAAAGGGATATTGAAGACTCCATAGAAAATGAAACTGATAAACAGCGCGTCATACGTCTATTTGACAAAAGCGGTCTTACAGAGCATTATTGA
- a CDS encoding ABC transporter permease codes for MGKLSLIVKREYKARVSNRSFIVMTFLSPIIAVGMIFLIVYLTQVNQDGQRTIVVVDDSGLFYKDFESTEEINYVDLSPVGLDNAKENVRKNGYFGLLYIPEEVKTQPSTVRFFGAEVPGFATLDAMEEQIEKKLTDEKLIDRGVNLDMIEESKTVVSINIENFTGERTSKVSNWIKAGFGGGAGYLLMMFIIIYGNMVMRSVIEEKTNRIIEVIISSVKPFKLMMGKIIGTTLAGITQFTIWIILGAVLLLGLVSFLGIDATAGQVPLGNMAATDLDKMELIILDILKLPLIELAVFFIIYFIGGYFLYSSIYAAIGAAVDSETDTQQFMLPLIMPLMLAIYVGFFAVIDNPHGIVAVVFSYIPLTSPIVMLMRIPFGVVWWELLISVAILVGSFMFTVWFGSKIYRVGILMYGKKPTYKELMKWLKY; via the coding sequence ATGGGAAAACTGAGCCTGATTGTAAAACGGGAATACAAAGCACGCGTGAGCAACCGGTCATTTATCGTAATGACCTTTCTAAGTCCCATAATCGCGGTAGGTATGATATTTCTTATCGTCTATCTTACTCAGGTAAATCAGGATGGACAGCGCACGATCGTTGTTGTAGATGATTCTGGTCTTTTTTACAAGGATTTTGAAAGTACCGAAGAAATAAATTACGTAGACCTCTCACCTGTAGGTCTGGATAATGCCAAAGAAAATGTTAGAAAGAATGGATATTTTGGTCTTCTTTATATTCCCGAAGAAGTCAAAACCCAGCCCAGCACCGTACGTTTTTTTGGAGCAGAAGTTCCCGGTTTTGCCACACTGGATGCAATGGAAGAGCAAATCGAAAAAAAACTTACCGATGAGAAGCTGATAGATCGAGGCGTTAATCTCGATATGATCGAAGAATCAAAAACGGTGGTTTCCATAAATATAGAAAATTTCACCGGTGAGCGTACGTCTAAAGTCTCAAATTGGATTAAGGCCGGTTTTGGCGGTGGCGCTGGGTATCTGCTCATGATGTTTATCATAATCTATGGCAATATGGTTATGCGTAGTGTCATTGAAGAAAAGACAAATCGTATTATAGAAGTGATCATTTCTTCGGTAAAACCTTTTAAATTAATGATGGGCAAGATCATAGGGACGACTTTAGCCGGTATTACCCAGTTTACCATCTGGATTATTCTGGGAGCGGTACTTTTACTGGGCCTTGTAAGCTTCCTGGGCATAGATGCCACTGCGGGCCAGGTTCCGCTGGGCAATATGGCTGCTACAGATCTGGATAAAATGGAGCTTATTATTCTTGATATTCTTAAGCTTCCCCTTATTGAGCTGGCTGTATTTTTCATCATCTATTTTATAGGCGGTTACTTTCTGTACAGTTCCATTTATGCAGCCATAGGTGCTGCGGTAGATAGTGAAACCGATACGCAGCAGTTTATGCTCCCGCTCATAATGCCGCTCATGTTAGCCATTTACGTTGGCTTTTTTGCGGTTATTGACAATCCGCATGGTATTGTTGCCGTTGTTTTTTCTTATATTCCACTTACATCCCCCATTGTCATGCTCATGCGTATTCCGTTTGGCGTGGTCTGGTGGGAGTTGCTTATTTCTGTAGCGATATTAGTGGGGAGTTTTATGTTTACCGTCTGGTTTGGCTCTAAGATCTATCGTGTGGGAATCTTAATGTATGGTAAAAAGCCAACTTATAAAGAGCTAATGAAATGGCTCAAGTACTAA
- a CDS encoding YceI family protein, whose translation MKIKLIPVLSLAVLLTGMVSCKDSKNKTEAGEAEVAAETSMQASKFMVDTQASTITWEGNKPTGTHTGTVNLESGVVKVAGDSLSGSFLIDMTTITDTDLEGEQKTNLEQHLKGTVEGKEGDFFNVQKYPTAAFEITDVMDDNGKQMLEGNLTIKDAKNNISFPVTYSVDGSTMTLKSEPFTIDRTKWNVNYGSKSVFDDLGDKFISDDITLTIDIVAKKQM comes from the coding sequence ATGAAAATTAAATTAATACCCGTACTTAGCCTTGCCGTACTCTTAACCGGCATGGTATCATGTAAAGACAGTAAAAATAAGACCGAAGCAGGCGAAGCAGAAGTAGCCGCTGAAACCAGTATGCAGGCATCAAAGTTCATGGTTGATACACAAGCATCGACTATTACATGGGAAGGCAACAAGCCCACAGGTACGCACACTGGCACGGTTAACCTGGAATCTGGAGTAGTAAAAGTAGCAGGGGATAGCCTAAGTGGAAGTTTTCTTATAGATATGACCACAATAACTGATACTGACCTGGAAGGTGAACAAAAAACCAATCTTGAGCAGCACCTTAAAGGAACTGTAGAAGGTAAAGAAGGAGATTTCTTTAACGTTCAAAAGTATCCTACCGCAGCATTTGAAATTACTGATGTTATGGATGACAATGGAAAACAGATGTTAGAAGGTAATCTTACTATTAAAGATGCCAAAAATAACATTTCATTTCCGGTAACCTATTCTGTAGATGGTAGCACAATGACTCTTAAAAGTGAGCCTTTTACTATAGACCGTACCAAATGGAATGTAAACTACGGTTCTAAATCTGTATTTGATGATCTTGGAGATAAGTTTATCAGTGATGATATAACCCTTACAATAGATATCGTTGCTAAAAAGCAGATGTAA
- a CDS encoding nucleotide exchange factor GrpE, with protein MSTDNIKEQEQDHQDQHKDHEGKLDQEAVQGEAQQEDDASDEDILNAYKADLEKEKDKFLRLFAEFENYKRRTAKERSELFKTAGQEVMQAMLPVLDDFDRASIEIAKAKDKNLLKGVELIRNKLSETLKAKGLSLMEVNEGDVFDAEKHEAITQIPAPKDALKGKIVDVVEKGYMLGERIIRFPKVVVGN; from the coding sequence ATGAGCACAGATAATATAAAAGAACAAGAGCAAGACCATCAGGATCAGCATAAAGATCACGAAGGAAAATTAGACCAGGAAGCGGTACAGGGTGAAGCACAGCAAGAGGATGACGCCAGTGATGAAGATATTTTAAATGCGTATAAAGCGGATCTTGAAAAGGAAAAGGATAAGTTTTTACGTCTATTTGCCGAATTTGAAAATTACAAACGACGTACTGCAAAAGAGCGAAGCGAGCTTTTTAAAACTGCCGGTCAGGAAGTAATGCAGGCAATGCTTCCCGTACTTGACGATTTTGACAGGGCGTCTATAGAGATTGCAAAGGCAAAAGATAAAAACCTTTTAAAAGGTGTTGAGCTGATAAGAAATAAACTTAGTGAAACCCTCAAGGCTAAAGGTTTATCCCTTATGGAAGTCAATGAAGGGGATGTGTTTGATGCTGAAAAACATGAAGCTATTACCCAAATACCCGCACCTAAGGACGCTTTAAAGGGAAAAATTGTGGACGTTGTAGAGAAAGGCTATATGCTGGGCGAGCGTATTATACGATTCCCTAAAGTGGTCGTGGGCAACTAA
- the dnaJ gene encoding molecular chaperone DnaJ, with protein MKEDYYDILGIAKGATATQIKKAYRKKAIEFHPDKNPDDHKAEDMFKKAAEAYEVLGNEEKRAKYDRYGHQAFEGGGGFGGGGMNMDDIFSQFGDIFGGFGGGGGFSGFGGGQRRMKGSNLRIRVKLTLEEIANGADKKIKVKRKTLAKGTTYKTCSTCNGQGQVMRVTNTILGRMQTATTCNTCGGSGQMIDSKPADADADGMKASEETVSIKIPAGVVEGMQLKVSGKGNDAPGDGIPGDLLVLIEEQEHDTLKREGDNLHYDLYVSIPDAILGTSKEIDTVTGKVRIKVEEGTQSGKILRLRGKGIPSINGYGKGDLLVHVNVWTPKDLNKEQKEFFDRMVDNEHFEPKPQTEDKSFFDKVKDMFS; from the coding sequence ATGAAAGAAGATTATTACGACATACTTGGCATTGCGAAAGGAGCAACTGCTACGCAAATAAAAAAGGCATACCGCAAAAAGGCCATTGAGTTTCATCCTGATAAAAATCCAGATGATCACAAGGCCGAAGATATGTTTAAAAAAGCAGCTGAGGCCTACGAGGTACTGGGAAATGAAGAGAAAAGGGCCAAATATGACCGTTATGGCCATCAGGCTTTTGAAGGTGGCGGCGGCTTCGGTGGAGGTGGCATGAACATGGATGATATATTCAGCCAGTTTGGTGATATTTTTGGTGGTTTTGGCGGCGGTGGCGGCTTCTCTGGTTTTGGTGGCGGTCAGCGCCGTATGAAAGGAAGTAATTTACGCATACGTGTAAAACTAACCTTGGAGGAAATCGCAAATGGAGCCGATAAAAAAATCAAGGTAAAACGTAAAACGTTAGCGAAAGGCACAACGTATAAAACCTGTAGTACCTGTAATGGTCAGGGTCAGGTGATGCGTGTGACCAATACTATTTTGGGACGTATGCAGACAGCTACAACCTGTAATACCTGTGGTGGTTCTGGTCAGATGATAGATTCTAAGCCAGCAGATGCTGACGCTGATGGTATGAAGGCGAGCGAAGAAACGGTTTCCATAAAAATCCCGGCGGGAGTTGTTGAAGGTATGCAGCTTAAAGTATCCGGTAAGGGTAACGATGCCCCTGGAGACGGTATCCCTGGTGATCTTCTTGTTTTAATTGAAGAGCAGGAGCATGATACCCTAAAGCGTGAAGGGGACAACCTTCATTATGATCTTTACGTGAGTATTCCTGATGCTATATTGGGTACTAGCAAAGAAATTGATACCGTAACAGGTAAAGTACGCATCAAGGTGGAAGAAGGTACGCAAAGCGGAAAAATCCTTCGATTACGCGGTAAGGGAATTCCTTCCATAAATGGTTATGGTAAAGGGGATCTACTCGTGCACGTAAATGTGTGGACGCCAAAAGATCTGAATAAAGAGCAGAAAGAATTCTTCGATCGTATGGTGGATAATGAGCATTTTGAGCCGAAACCACAAACGGAGGATAAATCCTTTTTTGACAAAGTGAAGGATATGTTCTCCTGA
- a CDS encoding ABC transporter ATP-binding protein, with product MEYLLAADHVSKKFGKYTALNDLSIAVPTGSVFGLLGPNGAGKTTLIRIINQITAPDEGSVTLGGEPLQQKHILNIGYMPEERGLYKSMKVGEQLLYLAQLKGMTRSDAKSQSEYWFSRLGITGWWDKKIQELSKGQAQKIQFIVTVLHRPKLLIFDEPFSGFDPINANLIKDEILKLRDDGATIIFSTHRMESVEAMCDHIALINKSNKILDGNLAEIKRNYRSNTYEIGLETVEDTHEAQQRLNMEVTTALPENWNVTPATFKTIHDHDLKLTVQMPEGASANDLLRYLTTKGMVNHFVEVIPSVNDIFIQTISSN from the coding sequence ATGGAATATCTTCTTGCCGCAGACCACGTTTCTAAGAAATTTGGCAAGTATACTGCTCTTAATGATCTTTCTATCGCAGTCCCCACGGGAAGTGTTTTTGGCCTTTTAGGGCCTAATGGGGCAGGCAAAACAACTTTGATCCGTATTATCAATCAGATTACTGCTCCAGATGAAGGAAGCGTAACTCTGGGTGGCGAACCGCTGCAGCAAAAACATATTTTGAACATAGGTTACATGCCAGAAGAACGCGGACTGTATAAAAGTATGAAAGTAGGGGAGCAGCTGCTTTACCTGGCACAACTTAAGGGAATGACGCGCAGCGATGCCAAATCCCAGAGCGAATACTGGTTTTCAAGGCTGGGTATTACCGGTTGGTGGGATAAAAAGATCCAGGAACTTTCCAAGGGGCAGGCACAAAAAATACAGTTTATCGTGACAGTGCTTCATAGACCTAAACTACTCATATTTGACGAACCTTTTAGTGGTTTTGATCCTATTAATGCCAATTTGATCAAGGATGAGATTCTAAAATTGAGGGATGATGGTGCGACCATTATCTTTTCTACCCACCGTATGGAATCTGTTGAGGCCATGTGCGATCATATCGCACTTATCAATAAATCCAATAAAATACTGGACGGAAACCTCGCAGAGATTAAGCGTAATTATAGATCAAATACCTATGAGATAGGACTGGAAACTGTTGAGGATACCCATGAAGCCCAGCAACGACTTAACATGGAAGTTACCACTGCACTCCCGGAAAACTGGAATGTAACCCCGGCGACTTTTAAAACTATACATGACCACGATCTCAAACTAACGGTACAGATGCCAGAAGGTGCAAGCGCCAATGATTTGCTGCGCTATCTTACTACAAAAGGAATGGTCAATCATTTTGTGGAAGTGATCCCTTCGGTAAATGACATTTTTATTCAAACCATAAGTTCCAATTAA
- the lnt gene encoding apolipoprotein N-acyltransferase translates to MKNLLLALVSGFLLAMAWPTYGFAFLLFFAFVPLLFATEEIKNSTKDKKGWKVLGLAYISFFIFNIITTNWLYFSTPFGMWFAVLANALLMTLVWRIYFFVRQRLSAIPSLVFLSSLWMLFEWMHLHWEFSWPWLNLGNGFATSTSWIQWYEYTGTFGGSLWIWATNILLFFTINRFFSQENRRPFYYVIACFISLIAVPIIVSQFILNNYSEEEDPEEIVLLQPNIDPYKEKYNITNERIATLLYEDAAKAVDDNTNYLIAPETVLAEGFGTTLNTFDYSREKEKAQLFLKKYPNLNFLTGIQFYNFHKDRKDLLPTSNFLGRDRVGDTVWGDFYNSAVLLNKSDSSQIYHKSKLVVGVENFPYQSTLKPLLGNIMIDLGGTVSMKTKQLDRTVFEGSDHSHVAPVICYESVYGEFVTGYVRNGAQFLAIITNDAWWGETQGHKQHLNYARLRAIENRRSVARSANTGISAFIDQTGKITDQLGYGKRGTLKGTLNKNATLTFYTKYGNFIPKIALIPAFVILLLSFFKKKKALTLR, encoded by the coding sequence ATGAAAAACCTGCTTTTGGCTTTAGTATCTGGCTTTCTTCTCGCTATGGCGTGGCCTACGTATGGTTTTGCTTTTTTATTATTTTTCGCATTTGTGCCCCTGTTATTCGCTACTGAAGAAATTAAGAATTCCACAAAGGATAAAAAAGGGTGGAAAGTACTGGGCCTTGCGTATATAAGCTTTTTCATATTTAATATTATCACGACAAACTGGCTCTACTTTTCTACACCTTTTGGGATGTGGTTTGCCGTACTCGCCAATGCTCTACTTATGACACTGGTATGGCGTATTTATTTTTTTGTGCGCCAGCGGCTATCGGCTATTCCCAGCCTTGTTTTTCTTTCCTCGCTGTGGATGCTTTTTGAATGGATGCACCTACACTGGGAATTTTCCTGGCCATGGCTAAACCTTGGTAATGGATTTGCGACCTCAACAAGCTGGATACAATGGTATGAATACACAGGCACATTTGGAGGAAGTTTATGGATCTGGGCGACAAATATTTTGCTGTTTTTTACCATAAATCGTTTTTTTAGTCAGGAAAATAGAAGACCATTTTATTATGTAATTGCCTGTTTTATAAGTCTTATTGCGGTTCCTATCATTGTTTCTCAATTTATATTAAACAATTATTCCGAAGAGGAAGATCCCGAAGAAATCGTGCTCCTTCAGCCTAATATTGATCCTTACAAAGAGAAATACAATATTACAAATGAGCGCATAGCAACTCTTTTATATGAGGATGCCGCCAAAGCGGTAGACGATAACACCAATTATCTTATAGCCCCTGAGACCGTACTTGCAGAGGGTTTTGGCACAACACTCAACACTTTTGATTATTCCCGCGAAAAAGAAAAGGCGCAGCTTTTTCTAAAAAAATACCCTAATCTTAACTTTCTTACCGGGATACAGTTCTATAATTTCCATAAGGACAGAAAAGACCTCTTGCCCACCAGTAATTTTCTGGGTAGGGATCGCGTGGGCGATACCGTATGGGGTGATTTTTACAATTCGGCAGTATTGCTGAACAAAAGCGATAGCAGCCAGATTTATCATAAGAGCAAGCTTGTGGTAGGTGTGGAAAACTTTCCTTATCAAAGTACTTTGAAACCGTTGCTGGGAAATATAATGATAGACCTTGGCGGGACTGTGTCCATGAAAACAAAGCAGCTGGACCGTACCGTTTTTGAGGGATCAGACCATTCTCATGTTGCGCCGGTTATTTGCTATGAATCCGTTTACGGTGAATTTGTCACCGGTTATGTACGCAACGGCGCCCAATTTCTGGCCATCATTACAAACGACGCCTGGTGGGGCGAAACACAGGGCCACAAGCAGCACCTTAATTATGCGAGGCTGCGCGCCATTGAAAACAGGCGCAGTGTCGCGCGGAGTGCAAACACCGGTATTTCCGCCTTTATAGATCAAACCGGAAAGATCACAGATCAACTGGGTTATGGAAAACGTGGAACTTTAAAAGGAACATTAAATAAAAATGCCACTTTAACCTTCTATACTAAATATGGCAATTTTATACCAAAAATTGCCCTAATCCCTGCCTTCGTAATACTCCTGCTTTCTTTTTTCAAGAAGAAGAAAGCACTAACATTGCGTTAG